The segment AGCGATTTCCGCATTTCCACCCCCATCGCCTCGTCGGCGGTGCGCGGCACGCGCTTCAGCGTCAGCTTCGCACCAGCCGAAGGCCGCGCGACGAGCGAGGTTGTCGAGGGGGCGGTCGATTTCGAGGAAAAGGGCGCGGGCACCCATGCGCTGACGACAGGCTTCGGGTCGGCCAATGGCCTGGCCGCGCCCGTCGCGCTGCTCCCCACCCCCACGCTCAAGGCCGCCGAAAAGGTGCAGGATGAGGAAATCCTCTCCTTTGTCGCCGAGCCGCTGGCCGGCGCTGCGCGCATGCGCTTTCAGATCGCGCGCGATGCCGGCTTTCTCGACGTGATCGACGAAGCCGAGCAGGACGGCACCGGCGCAACATTGCCCAGCCTGCCCAACGGCATCTATTTCGTCCGGCTTTCGGCGATCGATGGCCATGGGCTCGAAGGCATGCCCGCCACCTACAGCTTCGAACGCCGGCTCAACCGGATCTCGACGAGCATGGAGGCCGGGCAGGCCGGAAAATATCGCCAATATCTGTTCCGCTGGTTCACCCCCGATGCGCAGACGCCGCAATATCGTTTCCAACTGGCGAGCGACGAGGCGGGAACCGCGCTGCTGGTTGACGAGCCGGGCCTGACGACCGCGTCGTTCATCCTCACCGATCTGCCCAGCGGCACCTATTATTGGCGCGTCATGACGCTCGAACGCATCGACGGAAAGACCTATGAGAAATGGTCGCCGATGGAACAGCTGCGCGTCGCGACGGGCAAATGAAGCCGAACAGCCCGCACCGACGTCTGGCATGGGAATGGTGGGGGCTGCTGATCCTGGCGAGCCTGTTCGTCGGTGCGCTGGTGGCAGACCGCACCGCCGAGCGTTTCGACAATCTTGTCTATGACCGGTTGCTCCAGCTCCGCACCGACAAGCCCGAGGCCGACATATTGCTCGTCACGATCGACGAGAAGAGCCTGCGCCA is part of the Sphingomonas sp. C3-2 genome and harbors:
- a CDS encoding FecR domain-containing protein; protein product: MKRWSEGLRAAACAAVLLAGASPAVAAPAKPGDTITYRVEKGDNLYTLAERYFRQPGDYRVVQRLNRVANPYRLAIGSTLVIPRSVLRREPIPAIVQNFSGSVLVGPADRQRPAAAGMKVQEADVIRTGPRSFVTLRLPDASTVSLPSQTSVRVATLRRTLLANSVERSFAVENGRVRANVTPMADPFSDFRISTPIASSAVRGTRFSVSFAPAEGRATSEVVEGAVDFEEKGAGTHALTTGFGSANGLAAPVALLPTPTLKAAEKVQDEEILSFVAEPLAGAARMRFQIARDAGFLDVIDEAEQDGTGATLPSLPNGIYFVRLSAIDGHGLEGMPATYSFERRLNRISTSMEAGQAGKYRQYLFRWFTPDAQTPQYRFQLASDEAGTALLVDEPGLTTASFILTDLPSGTYYWRVMTLERIDGKTYEKWSPMEQLRVATGK